The proteins below come from a single Demetria terragena DSM 11295 genomic window:
- a CDS encoding methyltransferase domain-containing protein, whose protein sequence is MATEHGLPPSGIVRDTLLLYSLKGALDYLVEDLRSDARAHVEVLRRWPDALLVAYDGELAALADNRYFSACAVWTGERTSGSSISSLPDWPVLQKSRQHGLLSLVQQDGAGFRVGPLGDERWAARDAVVERWGWDNAPKSWVVNFDDFDGYVVAQFGPLFQTSRFGELERVPASTTPVIAGVLTRLAKAGPEHRLLDPFCGAGTNLVVAAEVSAAKVVGTDLNLGAVQKARRNCVSRGVPATLSQADAARLPFPDSAFDRVIANLPFGKRVGSHQENATLYPRFLRELDRVMTGPGRAILLTEDKRLLEESIQRTRGLRIIKRIVLESGGAHPTAYVAVRARGQQRRRN, encoded by the coding sequence ATGGCTACCGAGCACGGGCTCCCTCCCTCTGGCATCGTGCGCGACACCCTGCTGCTTTACAGCCTTAAGGGCGCGCTCGACTATCTGGTGGAGGATCTGCGAAGCGACGCTCGGGCACACGTTGAGGTACTCCGGCGCTGGCCGGACGCCCTGCTCGTGGCGTACGACGGGGAGCTGGCTGCGCTGGCGGACAACCGATACTTCAGTGCGTGTGCGGTGTGGACTGGTGAACGGACGTCAGGCTCCTCGATCTCAAGCCTTCCGGACTGGCCGGTGTTGCAGAAGTCGAGGCAACACGGACTTCTGAGCCTTGTGCAGCAGGATGGCGCCGGCTTCCGGGTGGGACCTCTCGGCGACGAGCGGTGGGCGGCCCGGGACGCGGTCGTTGAGCGTTGGGGCTGGGACAATGCCCCGAAGTCGTGGGTCGTGAACTTCGACGACTTCGACGGTTACGTCGTCGCCCAGTTTGGGCCGCTGTTCCAGACCAGTCGGTTCGGGGAACTTGAACGCGTCCCGGCCTCCACCACGCCAGTCATCGCCGGGGTGCTGACCCGACTTGCTAAGGCCGGGCCGGAGCATCGGCTGTTGGATCCGTTCTGTGGAGCAGGCACGAACCTGGTGGTCGCCGCAGAAGTCAGCGCGGCCAAAGTGGTGGGCACGGACCTCAACCTTGGTGCGGTGCAGAAAGCGCGACGGAACTGTGTTTCCCGAGGTGTTCCCGCGACGCTCTCCCAGGCAGATGCCGCCCGGCTGCCGTTCCCGGATAGCGCGTTCGATCGCGTCATCGCGAACCTGCCGTTCGGCAAGAGGGTCGGCTCCCACCAAGAGAACGCGACCCTGTATCCCCGCTTCTTGAGAGAACTCGACCGGGTGATGACCGGCCCGGGTCGGGCGATCCTCCTCACGGAAGACAAGCGTTTGCTGGAGGAGAGCATCCAGCGCACTCGCGGTCTGAGGATCATCAAACGGATCGTCCTCGAATCAGGCGGCGCACACCCGACGGCCTACGTTGCCGTCAGGGCGCGAGGCCAGCAGCGACGTCGCAACTGA
- a CDS encoding SRPBCC family protein produces MPRIELETQVGSTPERCFDMSLSVDAHRASMERAGERAIRGVTHGVMRLGDSVTWRARHFGIPFTMTSVISQYESPHRFVDEQISGPFRRWWHEHRFEPVAAGTLMTDIVEFESPVGALGRLVNDLVLTRYMTKLLEERNDWLRAHTPAPPRGGRDSEDFV; encoded by the coding sequence ATGCCGCGCATCGAGCTCGAGACCCAGGTCGGGTCGACCCCGGAGCGATGCTTCGACATGAGTCTTTCTGTGGATGCACATCGCGCCTCGATGGAGCGCGCCGGTGAGCGTGCGATCCGCGGAGTGACACACGGGGTCATGCGCCTCGGAGATTCGGTCACGTGGCGGGCCCGCCACTTCGGCATCCCCTTCACCATGACCTCGGTCATCAGTCAGTACGAGTCGCCGCACCGATTTGTCGACGAACAGATCTCAGGTCCATTTCGGCGCTGGTGGCACGAGCACCGATTCGAACCGGTGGCTGCAGGCACCCTCATGACGGACATCGTGGAGTTCGAGTCACCTGTGGGCGCGTTGGGGCGGCTGGTCAACGACCTGGTGCTCACGCGTTACATGACCAAACTCTTGGAAGAACGGAACGACTGGCTGCGCGCTCACACGCCCGCACCGCCTCGCGGTGGGCGAGACTCCGAGGACTTCGTCTAG
- a CDS encoding VOC family protein — MTTLISHTSIDCRNAYELSEWWKELLGYADVPGDPNLPGHEECMLVDPAGSGSPVLFIEVPESKSVKNRIHFDLRPRERTRDDEVAWLLTKGATQLADHRGIHGPGSGWVTLADPEGNEFCILRSEAERVASE, encoded by the coding sequence ATGACAACGCTGATCTCGCACACGTCCATCGATTGCCGCAATGCGTACGAACTCTCCGAGTGGTGGAAGGAGTTGCTTGGTTACGCCGACGTGCCGGGCGACCCGAACCTCCCCGGCCACGAGGAGTGCATGCTTGTCGACCCGGCGGGATCCGGTTCGCCGGTGCTCTTCATCGAGGTGCCCGAGTCCAAGTCCGTCAAGAACCGCATCCACTTCGACCTGCGGCCGCGGGAGCGTACGCGTGACGACGAGGTCGCCTGGCTGCTGACCAAGGGTGCAACACAGCTCGCTGATCACCGCGGTATCCACGGACCCGGTTCCGGCTGGGTGACGCTGGCCGACCCCGAAGGCAATGAGTTCTGCATCCTGCGGTCCGAAGCGGAGCGTGTCGCTAGCGAGTGA
- a CDS encoding YbaK/EbsC family protein — protein sequence MASARGTLDWQPLRDHLDWVGPTVAGAADRVPNALVARIDPQLADTSEFCAAYDVSLEASANCVVVEGRRGERHTYAAVLVRGTDRADINTIVRKHLDVRKISFADQAYTEEATAMQSGGITPVGLPTDWPILVDSAVAMGGEMVIGAGVRDAKLLVDGAALAEMLSAEVLPLVRR from the coding sequence ATGGCGAGCGCGCGCGGCACCTTGGATTGGCAGCCCCTACGGGACCATCTCGACTGGGTGGGGCCGACGGTGGCAGGCGCGGCGGACCGAGTGCCGAATGCGCTCGTGGCGCGGATCGACCCGCAGTTGGCGGACACCTCGGAGTTTTGCGCGGCATACGACGTGTCGTTGGAGGCTTCCGCGAACTGCGTGGTGGTTGAGGGGCGCCGGGGCGAGCGGCACACGTACGCCGCTGTGCTGGTGCGCGGGACCGACCGTGCCGACATCAATACGATCGTGCGGAAGCACCTAGACGTGCGCAAGATCAGCTTTGCCGACCAGGCTTACACCGAGGAGGCAACGGCGATGCAGTCCGGCGGCATCACCCCTGTCGGGTTGCCAACGGACTGGCCGATCCTGGTCGACTCCGCGGTGGCCATGGGCGGCGAGATGGTCATCGGTGCGGGCGTACGCGACGCGAAGCTCCTGGTCGACGGCGCCGCTCTCGCGGAGATGCTGTCTGCTGAGGTGCTGCCGCTCGTCCGCCGCTAG
- a CDS encoding FhaA domain-containing protein: MGLFDKIERRLEQTVNGAFAKAFRSEVQPVEIASSMRRAMDNRASSISKNQRPIVPNVFDVELSSNDFERLTAYRAELADELIASAMEHADTQRYTAGGPVAVTFTENTELETGIFHVRPSTAKKVEGLEAVRPAAPEGHDEPESAAPATESAAPVPGRLGDAYAQELADEQPRSAPAPRATTQHAPPPPRPKVAKSRPWLDLDGERYPLLSARTTIGRDDSADIILDDPGISRHHSELRVTFDGPHLVVTLNDLNSTNGTYVNGDPVTRARLLDEDRITIGRTTFTIRMGGRR, from the coding sequence ATGGGACTGTTCGACAAGATCGAGCGACGCCTGGAACAGACGGTGAACGGCGCCTTCGCGAAGGCCTTCCGGTCCGAAGTGCAGCCAGTGGAGATCGCCAGCTCGATGCGCCGCGCCATGGACAACCGGGCGAGCAGTATCAGCAAGAACCAGCGGCCCATCGTTCCCAATGTCTTTGACGTCGAGCTCAGCAGCAACGACTTCGAGCGCCTGACTGCCTACCGCGCCGAGCTCGCTGACGAACTCATCGCCTCGGCCATGGAGCACGCCGACACCCAGCGCTATACGGCTGGTGGTCCGGTCGCCGTGACATTCACCGAGAACACCGAGCTAGAGACGGGGATCTTTCACGTCCGGCCCTCCACGGCCAAAAAGGTCGAGGGCCTAGAAGCTGTCCGACCGGCTGCACCCGAAGGTCACGACGAACCTGAATCCGCAGCGCCAGCAACGGAATCCGCCGCACCCGTTCCCGGACGCCTCGGAGACGCGTACGCGCAGGAACTCGCGGACGAACAGCCGCGCTCCGCCCCGGCACCCCGCGCCACCACCCAGCACGCGCCTCCGCCGCCTCGCCCCAAGGTCGCCAAGTCTCGGCCGTGGCTCGACCTCGACGGCGAGCGCTACCCGCTCCTGTCGGCCCGCACCACCATTGGGCGCGACGACAGCGCCGACATCATCCTGGACGACCCGGGAATCTCGCGGCATCACAGCGAGCTGCGGGTGACGTTCGACGGCCCGCACCTGGTCGTCACACTCAACGACCTCAACTCGACCAACGGCACCTACGTCAACGGCGACCCCGTCACGCGCGCCCGGCTTCTCGACGAAGACCGCATCACCATCGGCCGCACCACCTTCACAATCCGTATGGGAGGACGTCGGTGA
- a CDS encoding FHA domain-containing protein FhaB/FipA → MSELTLTIIRLGLLALLWTFIFSIVGVLRGDLYGTRVVSRSGSTPAAPVRNEERRQPRAIRRGPTHLAVIEGGMRGVTVPLTDAGVLIGRNPECALVLSDDFASGRHARIYRQDDGWYVDDLGSTNGTFSGQQRIGQGFKMDAGSRLRIGQTVLELRK, encoded by the coding sequence GTGAGCGAGCTAACCCTCACGATCATTCGACTCGGCCTGCTCGCGCTGCTCTGGACGTTCATCTTCAGCATCGTGGGAGTGCTCCGCGGTGATCTCTACGGCACCCGGGTCGTGTCGCGCAGCGGCTCCACCCCCGCGGCCCCGGTGCGTAACGAAGAGCGCCGGCAGCCGCGCGCCATCCGACGCGGACCGACCCACTTGGCCGTCATCGAGGGCGGGATGCGCGGGGTGACGGTCCCGCTGACCGACGCGGGCGTCCTCATCGGGCGTAACCCCGAGTGTGCCCTGGTGCTCAGCGATGACTTCGCTTCAGGTCGGCACGCCCGCATCTATCGCCAGGATGACGGCTGGTACGTCGACGACCTGGGATCCACCAACGGCACGTTCTCCGGGCAGCAGCGCATCGGCCAAGGCTTCAAAATGGACGCCGGGTCTCGTCTGCGGATCGGTCAGACCGTCCTTGAGTTGAGGAAGTAG